The DNA region AAACCCAGGCCATAGGCCTGGGGAAGATTGGGCTGGGATTTTTCTAAGTCTCAATAGCGTTTTTACCGGCGGCGGCGGCTGATCATCAATCCACCTAGACCTGCGAGACCCATAAAACCTGCTGCTGGCAGTGGGATCACCGTGCCTGCTACAAAGCTCAAGTCAAACGATGCGAGGCCAGTTGTCGTCGAGTTGCCAGCAAAGGCATCAGTACCAGAACTATTGAGAAGACTCGAAGCTGAGGTCGTGAGAACAAAAGAGTCACCAGCGGTGATTGATCCAGTAAACGTGAAGGTTGCAGATCCGGCAGCTTGGGAGCCGGACCATTCATGAAGGATCGCACCTGTCGATTGAAGACTAAAGTTGCCGCTGACCTGATCAGTACTAACAATATAATTTAGAGCAGTAATAGCAATGGTCAGTTGGTAGCTGGTCGTTTCCAAAGCCGTAAAAACTGCAGACACCGTTGATTTAGCGTCAGCATTGAACTCTTCTTTGATATCGTTTGAAACGCTTGTATTGTTTGTATACGAAGATTGGAAACTGTTTCCATTCCATGAGGTATTGCCTGTACCCATGGCTTGGACTGCACCCGAACTATTACTTAGCTCTGCGTTAGCGCTCCCTGACCATGGGTTGTTACCCACATCGCCGGTTGCATCAGCATCAGTATTGAAAGGGTCCAAATATGCCAAGGCATCAATGCTGTTACTGACTGTCGTAATATCAATTGCATCCGCTTGAACAAAGCTACAGACTGCTATAGGTGTCGCAGCGGCGATGACCAATAAGTTATTGTGAAACACGCTCATCTTTCTAACTCCCCGGGTTAAGGACCTCACCCTACGTCAGTTAAAGACGGATATCGGGTGAGGACCAAGGGAGCTAGTCTAGTAGAACTGTGGACAGAACCACAAGCCTCTAGGTAACAATGATTTACTCAAAGACAGTTAAGGTTGTTGTTATCGGACAATCCCTTGCCCTTGAACTACGTATATCACCTAGAACGGCAACGTCTAGATCCTCACAATGAGATCTATAAGGGCTGTTTTTCTGTTAAAAAAGGACGCCTGGACCCCCCAAAGAACGGCCCAGGCGTTGATGCGAGGCAATTGATTTGTCTCGTATTTTTGTCTGTCCCCAAGTGGGTTTGAATCAGGCCAAGCGGCGCCGGCGTGGGCAGCCAATAACCCCTCCAAGACCCAAGAGACCAGCCAGTGCCGCTGAGGGCAGTGGAACCATCGTCGAATAGGCTTCGAGGCCGAAAATGTAGTCTGCCTTTCCGACGATATTTTCACGGCGATCGTTACCGAACGTAGCGCCAGCTCCAGCTGTTAGTTCAATCGCAATTTCATCACCTGCTTGAAAGCTCCAAGTGTTTTGGTAACTACTACCATCACTTGCATAAGACCAGCTCGCTAGGCTAGCGCCATTGAGGTCAATATCGCCAGTCACAGAATTGGAAATTCCAGTATCTCCACTGGTCGCAAACATCGACATACTGATCGATATAGACATATTTGAAGCAGCTGTAAACGTAAATAAACTTCCGGTAGAGGCGTAGGCAAAACCAGGCGCTTCGCCACCTTCTGAGAAGAGCATTTCACCCTTCACAGCGCTACTCTGGTTGTAATAATTCGAACCCCATTCAGCACCCAGTTCGTACTGAGCACGCGCTTCACTGCTCCCTTGTTGGTCTTCACCGCCATTACTGAAACTAAATGGATTGTCGGGGGGGTTGTTGTTCGTAACCCCACCTTGCGGATTGTCGCCGATTTGCCACTCCGCTACACCGTTACCGTCATACGAATCAAAAGTGATTGGATCGGCATGAACAAAGCCAACAACCGTGAATGTCAGACCAGTCACTAGCGCCACCGCGGTCTTGTTAATATTTTTTATCCTAGACATACAGACACAACCTCCCCTTCGCGAGTTTTTCAAGAAACACACTCTTCTCATTTTGGCGCCCCCGCCATTAATAAGAGTTTTCAAATGCAAACTAGTGATGTTGGTAATCCGTTTCAATACTTATGTTTGCATAAAGAGCAATCCAATATTCTTCGCTACCTGAAGACAATTCCTGAATCTCTAACGGAGTGTTTTATCGGCTGGTCTAAAGAACGATGCGCCTGCGGAAGTAGGTCACCCGAAGTAGAGAATTGTTGTTGCTTACAGTCTCAAACCAAGCGTATGAAAACGACTGTTCCTTCAACTTAACCTACTGGTCAGCAGGCTATCGAGACCACTGCTATGACAGAATCTGAACGCAGAGCAAACATAGAAAGCATAGAAAACATAGAAGTGGCCTTTCTCTGCCTCTCACAAGGCTCCGACGCTGAATACGTCGACATAGACCACTTCAACTTAGCAACACTGCTATTCTCAATAAATGCGAATGCACGGGCCAATCTCTGCCTTGATGACCTTGCTCATGCTCACCGCTCTATTGGGGTGCAGCGGTCGAGTTCAACAACAGCAAGTGGCTATTAACCCTGTCATGACTACTGATCCTGCCTTTGACAGTGCCGGCAATCTGGGGGTTGGTTTTGATTTAGCCCCAGATGAACGAATTGGCTGGGCTCCGGGCGATCAGGCACTCTATGGCTTACTTCTTAAGACGCCAACACGGACACATTGTTGGTACATGCGCGTCACGGTCATGGGCCCTGATACGTTTATAGAGGGCATTCGGACCACCGAGTTGCCGCTATCGCCAACCCACTGGTTTCGTCCGGTACGGGTTGTTAAAGATGATGGAGAAGAGATAGACCATACCGTTTACCTTGATGAATTCACGCAAGTCTGGCCTCTACAGTTCGAGCTTTTTAATGACCAAGCCACCCTGCTCGAAACATCAGTGACGCTCACGACACCCGAGTATCTGATGCGCGATCTGCATCAATACGCCATCCCTGATGGCCCCATCGCACCGCAACGGCAATTGCAATGGTCACAAAATGGACGAACCATGACAGATCTCGATGCAGAGATTCGCCAACAGATGCGTCAGGTCAGTCAAGTCATCGCATCACTTCATACCATCGCCATGACGTACGTGAGCGCTGAAGCGATTAAGGATGTGCGAAAAAAAGCAGGTGCGGCCGTCATAAAAGGTCCGGGCATTCTGGATTTACCTTGGATCACTACGATCATGCGCGAAGGTGCAGCCATGCTGATTGAGCCAGACTTTGAAAATGCCCAACCCGTCGAGATTGATTGGTTGGAACCAATCGGAGAAACACATGGGTTTGCCATTGACGTCAACGTGGAAGTCCAAGAACGCCAAGTCATGCGATTGAATGTGGTGGTCGTTCCGCCTGTGCGACCGCTGG from Phycisphaerales bacterium includes:
- a CDS encoding VPLPA-CTERM sorting domain-containing protein, whose translation is MSVFHNNLLVIAAATPIAVCSFVQADAIDITTVSNSIDALAYLDPFNTDADATGDVGNNPWSGSANAELSNSSGAVQAMGTGNTSWNGNSFQSSYTNNTSVSNDIKEEFNADAKSTVSAVFTALETTSYQLTIAITALNYIVSTDQVSGNFSLQSTGAILHEWSGSQAAGSATFTFTGSITAGDSFVLTTSASSLLNSSGTDAFAGNSTTTGLASFDLSFVAGTVIPLPAAGFMGLAGLGGLMISRRRR